The genome window atttgatatggcatataagctatatttattgttaaatatgttgcaatttttatgcacattcttcaattattaaaattaaaacaacgttatggcgaaattgggtgatttactgttgaaaatacgaaccatgcatgttgcatttttatttttatttcaaaaagtaaacggtaaatctgtctatttcttggtatttttgctgtatatagtgtttctataaaaactaagtttaaaatatgacttaaatgatactattttgaattttatgacaccttgtttttaaccgacccattttttacttggctgaaatcacttacatttcatggcgctcttccatagataaaaatttgtaaaaaataaatgtctgtaaaagaatacttatttcatcttgtttaaactttaaacacctttacagcatctgtacacaccaactgcatgcccatatttggaaatttgaatgaattatggaactttaatataccccaggggtgaaaataaattggacaaaagccgagcgtgggggtggttttgaaaaaatcggtatattttttttttaagcatggaaagcctacctacaaatttgcatgtagttcagtgaattgatgctgattaagaaaataattaattagattatatttggatatgtgcccattagaggtgcgctaccttaatttgCAAACTAAAACATGGCGTGAACATTATAAGCTGATTCTTCTTAAGAATTTAGGGCATTTAATTTATGAACTTTAAGAAATCGCCCTTTATTTTCATAAACTCCGAAGTGTTTTAGCACGAATTATGCGTAATTTACCAGACttttcatacaccgatgaaatgtataaacatttaattcaatttttattattaCAAAGTAATGTGCATGACACATGCATTTGTTTTAACTATAGAGGCCATAACGGAGTTATAATAGTCACTTACTTTTATCGCTCCAGCGCGCCTTCCGGTTTCCCTTGGCGTACATGATGGTTGGGTATTTTGCCACGTTCTCATAGCCGCAGACGCAGCGGTCGCGACCTGGCGTTGGCTTGTCGATCACCTGTATCCAGCCCTCGTCATTTCGACAATCGCCCCTGTGGCGGTAGCTGATCGCCCAGTGGCGCGAGTCGTCGTCCCTGGCGACGTGTAATATATAACacttatattttatcaaataaataaatgggTGTCTTTTTTGTAgcgccattttttattttaatgatataaatatttacatataaaaataaacacacaatacATGTTAACAACAAATTTACATCCAAACAATTAATGTTTCCTAATACCGGTAGTATATGTTCTGCGCTGCTTATTACGGTATTTCCAGTAGGCAGAGGTCGCTATGAAAATTCACTTCAAAACATGACACCTTTAATTAATGAACCAGCAAACTCATACTACACACCCGTCAAAGCTGAAGTCGTCGCCGGGAAATGGCCTACCGCTGAGCCCATCGGGGATGTCCCCGTAAGAGGATCGGCGGAGATTGGCATGCGAGAAGAAGCTGGTCAAGTTCTGCAGAGTGCCCTCGAACTCGAATTCCGCCACCTCGTCGCCGTCGTCATAGAGTTCCACTTTCACCTGCGATAACCACATGATATACAGAAACTGCCTTTTTTATGTAATCATCCCTACAATTCTCATCGTCATTGTCTACagtatcatcgtcgtcgtcatcaccatcatcatcaacaccaccaccatcatcatcgtcatcttttTTTACCAGaaacatcagcatcatcatcttcatcgttATCGTAATTAGCGTCATATCAGTCATcgtgatgataattattattattatcgttattATTTACCATCATCATAATTCACTATGTTCCTGAACATTGTCCGTGTCATGCGGAATAGTATTTCTTTAAAATACGTTACATTGAAATTTATAAATACACGTAATCGTCCCTGGGGATCATCCTTTTTCTGAAGCTGCGCACCTTGTGTATCTTGTCGTGGTTCCACTGGTCGAGTTTCCATGAGCGGAACTGAGAGTCGTCCTTGTCACCGAAGCGCGCGCTGCGTTCCTTACTGAGGTAGTCGTCGTGAGAGTCCCACTCGTGGTTTTCGTATATCCGGTACACCGGTTCCCAGTCGTCTTCTTTAAACGCTTCACGTACCGCTGAAACAAGTGCAAAAATTAAAACGACGGTAGTTTTACAGTTAATTATAGAGATCAAGCACTGGATATGTTTTTGTTCAAAACGACGAATAtgaaatagttttgtttgaaGTCGCATGTGTGGCGCACCGTTGAAGCAAAGTCATCGATGATAAAAaggaaataatacattttaacataagtaagtaagtaagtaagtaagtaagtaagtaagtaagtaagcaagtaagtaaggaagtaaggaaggaatgaagataagtaagtaagtaagtaggTAAGtcagtaagtaagtaagtaagcaAGTAAGTAAGTAGGTAAGTAAGTAAGTAACGAAGTAAGAAAGTAAGTTAGTACAATTATGTCATGTTTATTCAAACAAGAATTCATGCAATTTTATCAGCAAAACAAATTACACCCGTCAAAATGGACCTTTATTTCactgaataaaaaatattacaaattgtttaatataatgAATATCGGTACAGTTAACAGATAATGATATATCTGGGGAACGAATATACCGTTCAATGCAGATTATTAGTTAAATTAACAGAAATTGTAGGAATTTTAGGTTAAATGTATATGTAATGCGATAGAatacaaaatatgttatatatattgagTTTATATTTGTAGGGTTAAACAAAATCACATGGTCGCTTAATAACTTTTATGATTCTAAAATCATTGTGgaaaaaaacagtttttaaacgAAACAACAACATAGAAAGCGTGTTCTATCTTTTAAATgtgaatcatatttttttttgtgtataaattgtatttttaacgaAACTTAACACGTCTTCAAATTGAATATCGTTCGTTGTGTTTTGAAAGCAATGAAAAATGCCAAATgtaacaaaatgaaacaaaattatgtGCATTAAAAGTTCTATGAAGTACAGGACAACTTAAAAACTCATTAAAACTAACCATCTCCGAACAGTATACCAGCACTGCACACTTGCACTAGAAAGCTTAAAGCCAACACCGCACTGTTCCTCGAGAAGCACAGCATTTCCGTCCCTTTTCAGAATCATTATTAGGAGGGAGACTCTGCCCCTTTATATAGAGCCAGCAACAACATACGCATGGGCATAGCTCTAGTGAATATCGAAGCTGTGACAACTGCAGCAGTCTTACTCACCAAATAGAAATTATAGTTATTTCTACCAATCAACTGGTTTTCTGTTAGACTTAAAGGTAAGAATGATAACTAGGATTATTTGAGTTATGTGTGCACGTGTGTGAaccaaaatattgaaatataaaatgaataattgCAACGCTTCAAAATTTGTTTCATGTAAACATTTCATAAGATCATATACTTATTAATTACACAAATTAGTGATCATGAATTTAGGTTACACATTTAAATGTTCACGtatattaaacttttaaatatttaaagtttattgACTCAAATAACATTGTATTCACCTTAAAAGAGTAATAATTGCCTTTGCAATAGCgtctttgtttcagcgtttttatGCGTTATTATAGTCCGCGTCACCCCTTTTGTTTATAGGTCTGAACAATTTGTTTCTACAAAATCGACGCTCCTAAGTTTTCGTGCCGATTTTAAACATTTGTGGttctttatttctgttgaattttAATCCTTTAACTACATTCACCTTACTTAATTAACTTGCACTTGCAAAGATAAAATCTTAAATAGAGAAATGTGGAAGACAGACTTGTGTAAATATCGTTTTTATCGCAAACAGTGAACGATAAGGTATTTTTGGCTGAGCTACCGATCCTATTTTGTTGGATAAGCTATTTTTGGCTTTACATAATTTGTATTGTGAACTTCAGCGCAACTTGTAAGGTTGCAAAATGCAGGTACATGGCATTGGTTAAATACTTATATTTGGGATTTTCCGTTTCAAGAAGATTTGCAGCACtagattttgtgaaaataaaaaaaaactttgtaggGGTTGCAGCACATTCCCTTTTACGACGCTAATGATGTTTGTCGTACGCCACTGCATGTGATGATTTTTGTTTATTGAATGTGTCATCAAAACGCATGACCAAAATAGAAGTTCATGAATGAAGTTGATTAACAGTGGGATCACGGCATCACGGAGTTTAAAACATCGTTAATAATATCGCTTTTGTTGTATATATGACGAGGCTAGTAACAAGTATTTTACATACACTGCGCTGAATCCATTTTCGGAATGTCAGACTTGTCAAACTGGCGACAGATCCGCATCGAATATTACATACACCGCCGACACGTTTGAGTTATGTTTCATAATGGCCCATTAGCGAAATATACAACAATACGATTGGCCTCATTACCACACACTAGTCAAAATATCGACTGTCTTTTGCACGTCATATCTCATTTACTcagttttttttctatatttgatACTTGTCTGAATTATACGGTCGCATAAAGGTGACATTGTTACATTTAATGAAGACATCTATGTTACGTTCGCGTGCGAAATCTTTTGATAGCTCTGACGTGCGCACCTAATAGCTATTTATTGTACAATCGAAAGCTATAgtcgggtcaatatatgaaaaaatatcaCTCAACTCCTTAAaaatgctacaaaaggtattttaaccgatcctggtagggtagaatgtcctttataacatttaaaaagtttACCAAAATCGGACCAtcggaaagtgttttttttcaagatggcgtccaagatgtccgctaaaacctattaatgatcataactatgtgagtatccactcaaatttcattattttggtGTCTAAACTTAGGTTTTGGGGGCAAATAACACATTAACAATGCCATAATATTAGACCATTTCTGTGTTAATTGCAACATTTCAGATCAAAGCATTAAACAAGTTATTATTGTTTCTTTTTGTCATAAATGGTTAAATAatgagtgcaaacacatccaagCAAGATTTGTGTACAATGAGATTGAGATTTCAACGAATAACTGAGGTGCTATTCGGTGGAAGGGAGTGAAGGGAATAAATGAAGCTATAGTGAGGCACAAATATTACCTTGTTACGCAGGCTGGCACTAAAGTACATAAAAATGTCGTCAGCAATACACAAATGATAAAAACCTTAAAGGTCATCCTGCACAGCGAGATAACTTTTGTAGTTTTGTACAAAAAAGAACCACAAGGCAATCAAGTGGAGGTTTTGAAAGTCATAAAGACTGCATACTCTGTGGTTGTACGGTTAAATTGGACACATGGTATTTTGGCTGGGTACGTACTGACAAATTTGTTTTAGAGGCATGTCATTTGGTTGTTCTATGGAAAAGACACAAGGCGCAAGGTTGTGGCAGTTCGTTCGTTCACAAGCTGTCATTGCACCACTTCAAGTGGGACTTGCTGTTCAAATCAATCATCTACGACGTCCGAAGGTAATTGTCGAAAGCTGCGGATTTTGTGGAAACTGATATCCTGGCCAGTGATATAGATTTGTTGGAGATTGTCTGTTCTCCCTGCCGCCAATAGTGTTGATCACAATACTATAACAATTGACTGCAAATGTACTTTTCATGGGAGGTGTGTTAATACATCTATAACCCCCATCCCAAATCACGGACGAATTTTCTGATTTCACAAAAACAGGTCACAGAGCTGAAAACTAGAAATAAGGCAACAGCTTGGAGAACCGGTTAGCAAGGCATGCTTGTACTGAGGTAGTATTCGAGGACCTGACGCGATTTCTAGATTATGATAAGAGAGTCGATATTTTGTGAGAGGTCTTCTTCAGCTTCATCAAGCAACACCGAATTGGCAGGGAATGTGCATTTTTTGCCTCAGGAAAACCAGCACCCTGAGCAGTCGTaagtcaaattcttgcctataaTGATTTATATTCTGGGGGATAAGTCGTGCATTATGTCAACATAAGACTCTGTTTGTAACCTTGTCATGAAGCACAACGTTCCCACCATGTTAACGTTTGACAAACCATTGTATTGGAAGGCTGTCGAAATCATCGTTGACGTGCCACAAAGTAGTTGCCTGAACACAGTATTGTTCTGATGTTGGGGTGTTTTCATACACTCATGAACTTGCTGGGGGGCCACATGATTCATTATTGAAGAAACCGGTCTTAAAACATACTTGAGACTGTCTATGGGTAAAATGCCATTGGGCACATTATGACAGGGAAAGCTTTTCAGACGGCTTTGTGGGGCCATGTTCGTGATGACAATTCTACCTGTAAACAGAACCAAAATGAACACAAAGCATCGTATTATAACGTACGGGCACGCATCCCATCACACCACAGCTTGAAATCTCCTGGAGTTCTTAGAGTTCGTATCGGATCGCACGACAGACGGAAGGATGCACAATAgtaaagcatttattattattatttattaggtTATTTAGGATGTGAAGAACACTAGCATGTCTTTAACAATTAACATATATGCATCAACAGTTTAATTTGGCTGTTTCAAAGGATGAAGCTAGAACACCAGTTTTAGAACATAATTAGCACCGCTTGAATGTGACGCTGACCCTTCACAGACATGTTACAGAAAAGACATTAAGATAATATCAGAGATACGCTCTTTTATGAGAAAATGCAGGACAACTCATTTTGTTGCGGAGCACAGTCGCATGTTTGTTGGAATATTTCCATATGATGACGCCTTCACTAGCACCATAACCCGCTGTCTTGTGTAAATTATTAAGGATATTGATATCCTTCGAACAATGCATATGATTATGCTCATAACGAGAACACAAAAGTTGACTATAATTTTAATTTCCAGACTAAAGATGATCACATTACGAAATAAACGCACTATCATTATGCATCGGTCAATAAAATGTCTTCGTCCTTCTGGTACGTCACAACGAAAAAACCAAACGGACAAcctcctatatatatatataattatgaagGAAAGTTATTTCTTCGTTTCAAACAAAAAACTTTGTTGTGGAAACATGGACATCAACTGGGGTTGTGGTTGCATTAGTTGCGGCTGTTGTGGTAGTTGAAGTATCGCGGCGGGCTGCTGCACCACGGGAGGCTGTGGCTGCAGACGCGCGGGGTACGGCACGTGACTCACAGACACCTGCATCATGTCCGCGTGACCAACAGCGTCTGTTTTTCATTGAAAAGGtgtgttcaaaatatatattcgtgaaataaaacaatatcgaTTTACAATTACAAAGTCTTGGAAACTACGAAGACATTtcgaaatgctttgtttttcttgttttacatGGGCCAACGCATTTATGTATGTCTTAATTTGCAAACTAAAACATGACTTCATATTGAAAAATGGTTCTTTTTAAGAATTTAATGGCATTTAATGTATGAACTTAATTTTCTCCGAATCATTTATGCACTGATTACGCATAGTTGTACATACATTTCATAAACCGATGAAATTAATAAACACTTTATTCAATTCTAATTATTACAACGTATTGTGTATGAAAGATGCTTTTCTTTAAACTAGAGTTGCCATAACGGAATTATAATAGTCACTTACTTTTGTCGCTCCAACGCGCCTTACGGTTGCCCTTGGCGTACATGATGGTTGGATATTTTGCCACGTTCTCATAGCCGCAAACGCAGCGGTCGCGACCCGGCGTTGGCTTGTCGATCACCTGTATCCATCCCTCGTCATTTCGACAATCGCCCCTGTGGCGGTAGCTGATCGCCCAGTGGCGCGAGTCGTCGTCCCTGGAGATCGTGTACGACATAAAACTAatattttaccaaataaaaaattgCCGTCTTTTAAGTAGcgctatattttattttaatgataaatattcATGTCttaaaaatgaacacacaaaatatGTTAACAACAAATTTACAACAAAAAAATGAACGTTTCCTAATACCGCTAACTAGTATGTATTACGCTGCTAATTTTACGCTATTTCCTGTGCGAAGAGGTCGCTACGAAAATTCACTTCAAAACATGGCACCTTTAATAAATGAACAAGCGAACCAATACTACAAACCCGTCGAAGCTAAAGTCGTCGCCGGGAAATGGCCGACCGCTGAGCCCATCGGGGATATCGCCGTAAGAGGATCGGCGGAGATTGGCAGGCGAGAAGAAGCTGGTAAGATTCTGCAGGGTGCCCTCGAACTCAAATTCCGCCACCTCGTCGCCGTCGTCATAGAGCTCCACTTTCACCTGCGACAACCACAAGATAGTGTAAAAAATGTTCAGAAATAACtgcatcatgatcatcatgatcatcatcgtcattatcatcatcatgatcgCCATCGTCATCTGCAACATCAGCATCACCATTTTCGTCTTCATCGTTATCGTAATATCAATCATCGTCATCGTTATGATTATTATTTACCATCATCATAATTCACTATGTTCCTTAACATTATCCGTGTCATCGGGAATACGGTAgtatttttattagttttatcACATACGTTAAATGCGTATTAACATAGTTGAAATCTATAAATTCTCTTAATCGTCCCTGGGGACATCATTTTTCTCAAACTACCCACCTTGTGTATCTTGTCGTGGTGCCACTGGTCGAGTTTCCAGGAGCGGAACTGAGAGTCGTCTTTGTCACCGAAGCGGGCGCTGCGTTCCTGACTGAGATAGTCGTCGTGGGAGTCCCACTCGTGGTTTTCGTATATCCGGTACACCGGCTCCCAGTCGTCTTCGTTAAACGCTTCACGTACCGCTGAAACAAGGTACATGTAATTAAAACGACGGAATTTTTACAGTTGCTAATATAGATCAAGCCCTGCATATGTTTTGGTTCGAAACAACGAATAACAAACAGTAAAGTTTAAAGGCGCATTCGCGGCGCATTCATTGAATCAAAGTTATTGctgataaaaatgaaaaaaaataaatataatacattaacaaatatagatttatttgaattaaagaaTTTCACATACacactaaaaatcaacgaatatttcgtacagtaTCTCGAAAAATAGAGtttacacataaacaatcaatgtaccttatagcaatagccaaaatttcaacgctagatgtggtctggtaacatagatttaacacgatATAAAATGCTCCTCTTTCTATTTTGGAGGACAATATACTCAACACAAACCTCGTTTTTCGTATGAATAGAAATCGTTGCAgggaattaaatgaaatatattcgccacacaaaataaaaacgaccATTTTGTATCTGGTTAAATTTGCGTTACCAtaccacatttagcgttgaaatAGTGGATATTGCTACAAggaacaagttttttttatgtgattactttatttatgaaatattataCGCAATATTCGTCGATTTTGagtaatcatattattttaatagGTTTTGGCATTTTAGGAAATATATTACGCAATATTCGTCGCTATTGAGTACTCATGGTATGTTCATAGATGCTGGATCTATAGTTGCTTGTTTACTGCCCATACGACACGATGTTTTATTGATGCTGGATCTATAGTTGCTTGTTTACTGCCCATAAGACACGATGTTTTATTGATGCTGGATCTATAGTTGCTTGTGTACTGCCCATACGACACGATGTTTTATTGATGCTGGATCTATAGTTGCTTGTTTACTGCCCATACGACACGATGTTTTATTGATGCTGGATCTATAGTTGCTTGTTTACTGCCCATACGACACGATGTTTTATTCCTGGGATCAACTGGTATGAGTGCTTGCGAGATAGCCAACTTGTGATGTGCGTTAACGCTACATGTTTGGTAAAAAATGTAACTATGGGTTTATAAGTAAACAAGTTAGTAAGTAAGTACTATAGATTAACAAAACAAATTACGCCGGCCAAATGGGCCTATATGTCACCGAAAAAAGAGAAAATAtataagatcatgaaaatgaatatcGGTATAGTAAACAAAAACTGATATATTTGGGGAACGAATATACTGTACAGTTCAGTGCAGATTATTAGTTAAGTTTACAGAAATTCTAATAATGTTAGGATAAATGTATATCATGCGATAGAATACAAATATGTTGCATCTGttcatttagtttttatttattggGTTAAACAAAAGCACATTGTTTCGTTATCCATTTTATTATCCTCAAACAATtggaaaaaacacatttattaaacgaaacaataacataaaagcgTGTTCTTCATGTAAATGtgtatcatatttatttttgtttaaattgtgtttttaagaATCTTAAAAACGTCTTCAAACTGAATATCTTGAGTAGTGTTTTATAAGCAATAATAACATGAcaaattcaacaaaataaaacaaaaatatgtgcaTTAACAGTTCTATGAAGTACAGTCAAACGTAAAGGCTCCTTTAAACTAACCGTCTCGAGCTGGTCCGAATATACCCGCACTGCACACTTGCACTAGAAGGCTTAAAGCCAGCACCGCACTGTTCCACGGGAAGCACCGCATTGCCGTTACTTTTAAGAATCATGCTTTTTTGGGAGACTGTGTCCCTTTATATAGAGCCAGCAACAACATACGCACGGGCATAGCTGTAGTGAAACTATCGAAGCTGTGACAGCCGCAGCAGTCTTACTCACCAAATACAAATTAGAGTTAGTTCTACCAATTAAAATGGTTTTCTTATAGACTTAAAGGCTAGAATGATAACTAGGATTATTTGGGTTATGTAAGCGTGTAGAAaccaaaatattaacaaataaaatggaCAATTACAGTATTTATAAATATGCTTCATTAAAAAAGTTATTAGAgcatattattatacaaataagtTATCATGAATTTGTTTTACGAATTTGGCTGTGCACGTATATTCAacgtttaaatacattaaatgtttgGACTAACATAACATTTTACTCACTTTTATTTAAAGATGTGTTATGATTGCCTTTGCAATAGCGTCTTTGTATAAGCCTTGTTAACTTTGTTGATATTATAATCCACGTCAccgattttgtttatttgtgtaaaaaatgtgttatcaCAAAATCGATACTCTCAATTTTCGCGCCGATTCCAGACATGCGTTTGTTTATTTCGGTTGAGCTTTTATCCTTTTTAACTACATTAATATTCACTAAATTATTATGTGAACAAAAATGGTAACACATTAAACTTTTTATAAACAAGTCCAGAATGCTTTCTAccaactttatgcaactcattcatattcataactattctgtagatagtttttttggggaaaaaaaacacacactataattataatagcatatcttgtataacatgtttgaacattattgctgctacatgatataacttttttgtgtgatcatatgcatgtatgcaatgtatgtcttatattgaataataaacaaaattcacaaaATTGACTTGTAGTTTCAAAGATAAATTGTTAAATGGAGAGATTTGGCAGATTGTAGTGTGTACATGTCTTGTTTATCGAAAACATTTAACGACAAGATGTTTTGACTGAGCTGAGCTACCGATCCTTTTGTGTAAGATAAGTTAGataacatatgtaaaaaaaaattggactTAAATTGTTTGAATTCTGAACTTCAGCGCAACTTGTAAAGTTACAAGATGAGGTACATTGTACTCGTTAAACTCTGATATTTGTGAATTTCCGTTTTAATAAGATAACCAGCACCAGATTGTGTGAAACTAAAAATGAGGTTACatcacattatcttttatttcgcTAATGGTGTTTGTCATACGCCACTGCATTGCTCTTTTGACTGCCATTCAAAAGTTACCTTAAGGTCAAAATCAATCACAACACTTCCAAACATCAATGTAGGTTTTACGATCTGGATGATAAATGACTCCTTATGCAATTTTGAGCGTTAAAAAACGTACTTCGGTGGCAATAAAACTGTTTGTTTGGGAATGACAATCTTTCTGATCCCCAAGATTCCAGATATTCGACGGCGATGCGTCACGTCAACAAGTTTTTATTATCAATCTAAATTCACTGTATACAATAGAAAGTATTGTTCttgtttgttcatttattatcattatattttgtaaacgACATTAACGTTCTTAGCACTCAACTACCAAGTAAAAATGTCGgataatgtgaaaacaaaaacatgaaaccacttttatgtttattttccatCATCCCCGGAATACATGGCGACTTGTTGTGGAAACATAGGCATCATCCCAGGTTGCTGTTGCACCATCTGCGGTTGCATCATCGGTGGCTGCGGTTGCATCATCTGTGGTGGCTGTTGGGGCATCATCTGTGGTGGCTGTTGAGACATCACCACGGGCTGTTGCATAACTGGGGCACGTGGCTGCTGGCGCGCGGGGTACGGCACGTGACTCACGGACACCTGCATCATGTCCGCGTGACCAACGGCGTCTGCGCGAGACAAACCGTACCACAGTATTAGTGCCGTTATATATGCCTATTAACGCAGACATATTCCATTTCACTTACTCGGGCACATTCAtagaaaataaatttgaaatagttTTTCATCTTCTGGGTATACAGTAAGTGATAATTATGATCAAATTGTATACGATTGCGATGCTTGAATTGTTAGAAATATTAATTGatatcaataatttttttaattagtgCTTCAATGAGACTAGGTGTCTTTGTAGTCAGCTCTCTAATATAAAGTCCGTGACTTACTTCTATCGCCCCAGCGTGCCTTTCGGTTTCCCTTTGCGTACATGATGGTTGGGTATTTTGCCACGTTCTCATAGCCGCAGACACAGCGGTCGCGACCTGGCGTGGGCTTGTCGATCACCTGTATCCAGCCCTCGTCATTTCGACAATCGCCCTTATGGACAGAACTGATCGCCCAGTGGCGGGAATCGTCGTCACTGAAGGACAGAAGTGTAAAAATATATCACATTTCTATggatacaaaattaaaaatgctTGATCAAGAAAGAGTCCGGGCGTAATGTCATTTAGAAATTATTAAAATTCTATTATTTAAGCCTAAGCCTGCGTGAAAAACTAACCGCCGAAATCATTATTTCATTGATTAACCAAATAATATGCAACAATCGCCACTTACTATCTGCTGATAACTTCCATTAGATAGCAATTGCTGCTTGAAAAAACAACTGATAATAAACAATTGGTTAAGTCTACCCACCCGTCAAAGCTGAAGTCGTCGCCTGGGAAGCGAGTGCCGCTGAGCCCATCGGGGATGTCGCCGTAAGAGGATCGGCGGAGATTTGCAGGCGAGAAGAAGCTGGTAAGGTTCTGCATGGTGCCCTCGAACTCGAATTCCGCCACCTCGTCGCCGTCGTCATAGAGCTCCACTTTCACCTGCCGCGACAGATAATGAcccaaaataatattaaaaatcatcatcataatcatcatcatcatcattatcatcatcatcatggtcgCTATCACCATCAACTTCATCACTATCGTTTTAAGTATCGCCATATTTGTCATCGCGATGATTTTAATGAGTTTCATCGTAATTATGTATAGCTTTTCCGTCATTCCACATTATTATTGCTTTCATTGTTTTAGGAGAAGAAAAGCTGTCGCTTTACTGGgaattttcattagaaataataCAACATTTAACATTCTAATCAAAATGCTCGTGCTATGTCTCGTGGACACTTTTTTTCACTAACTACCCACCTTTTGTATCTTGTCGTGGTGCCACTGGTCGAG of Dreissena polymorpha isolate Duluth1 chromosome 15, UMN_Dpol_1.0, whole genome shotgun sequence contains these proteins:
- the LOC127860533 gene encoding uncharacterized protein LOC127860533, which translates into the protein MEMLCVQKNSAVLALSLLVQVCSAGIGIMVGGPVLSRDEDDWEPVYRIYEGQEWDSHDDYLSQERGARFGDKDDSQFRSWKLDQWHHDKIQKVKVELYDDGDEVAEFEFEGTMQNLTSFFSPANLRRSSYGDIPDGLSGTRFPGDDFSFDGDDDSRHWAISSVHKGDCRNDEGWIQVIDKPTPGRDRCVCGYENVAKYPTIMYAKGNRKARWGDRNAVGHADMMQVSVSHVPYPARQQPRAPVMQQPVVMSQQPPQMMPQQPPQMMQPQPPMMQPQMVQQQPGMMPMFPQQVAMYSGDDGK
- the LOC127859776 gene encoding uncharacterized protein LOC127859776; the protein is MLCFSRNSAVLALSFLVQVCSAGILFGDAVREAFKEDDWEPVYRIYENHEWDSHDDYLSKERSARFGDKDDSQFRSWKLDQWNHDKIHKVKVELYDDGDEVAEFEFEGTLQNLTSFFSHANLRRSSYGDIPDGLSGRPFPGDDFSFDGDDDSRHWAISYRHRGDCRNDEGWIQVIDKPTPGRDRCVCGYENVAKYPTIMYAKGNRKARWSDKNAVGHADMMQVSVSHVPYPARQQPQPPVVQQPAAIPQQPQQLQPQMMSMQNFMFELKK
- the LOC127859777 gene encoding uncharacterized protein LOC127859777; this translates as MILKSNGNAVLPVEQCGAGFKPSSATVREAFNEDDWEPVYRIYENHEWDSHDDYLSQERSARFGDKDDSQFRSWKLDQWHHDKIHKVKVELYDDGDEVAEFEFEGTLQNLTSFFSPANLRRSSYGDIPDGLSGRPFPGDDFSFDGDDDSRHWAISYRHRGDCRNDEGWIQVIDKPTPGRDRCVCGYENVAKYPTIMYAKGNRKARWSDKNAVGHADMMQVSVSHVPYPARLQPQPPVVQQPAAILQLPQQPQLMQPQPQLMSMFPQQSFLFETKK